The Halorubrum salinarum genome segment GTTGACGAACGGGATCCCGAACAGCGCCTGTTGGACCTCGGGCATCCGCGCCTGCGCGCCCATCGCGACGACGACGATCATCGTCTCGCCGATGGCGCGGGAGACGGCGAGGATGTACGAGGAGGCGATCCCGGAGATCGACGCCGGGACGACGATGCCCGTCGACACCTCGAACTTGGTCGCCCCGAGCCCGTAGCCGGCCTGGCGCAGCTCGTCCGGCACCGCGCTCATGGCGTCCTCGGAGATCGACGACACCATCGGGATCGTCATGATCCCGACCATGATCGACGCCGCGAGCGCGTTGAAGGTGCTCATCTCCGGGAACAGCGTCGCCTTCAGCGCCGGCGTGACGTACACCAACGCGAAGTAGCCGTACACGACCGTCGGGATCCCGGCGAGGATCTCGAGGAGGGGTTTCAGGATCGACCGGGCGTTCGGGGTCGCGTACTCGCTGAGGTAGATGGCGGTGAGCGTCCCGATCGGGATGGAGATGAACGCCGCGGTGATCGTCACCGTGATCGTTCCGATCAGCAGCGGGACGATCCCGAACACCTGTCCGCCGCCGGCCGGGTTCGGGCTCCAGTTGGTGCCGGTGAGGAACTCGGCTATCGGTATCGCCCGGAAGAACACCACCGCGTCGGACAGGAGGGTGACGAAGATCGCGGCCGTCGTGAGCAGCGTGATCGCCGCG includes the following:
- the pstC gene encoding phosphate ABC transporter permease subunit PstC — translated: MTDSTESPDLSRRGGLTRLKEGTYGGLFAACAAITLLTTAAIFVTLLSDAVVFFRAIPIAEFLTGTNWSPNPAGGGQVFGIVPLLIGTITVTITAAFISIPIGTLTAIYLSEYATPNARSILKPLLEILAGIPTVVYGYFALVYVTPALKATLFPEMSTFNALAASIMVGIMTIPMVSSISEDAMSAVPDELRQAGYGLGATKFEVSTGIVVPASISGIASSYILAVSRAIGETMIVVVAMGAQARMPEVQQALFGIPFVNPADVLLQSGMTITVAMVQITGGDLTGGTLPYNSMFALGLALFAVTLVMNVISDIIAQRYREEY